In Archocentrus centrarchus isolate MPI-CPG fArcCen1 chromosome 22, fArcCen1, whole genome shotgun sequence, one DNA window encodes the following:
- the LOC115772839 gene encoding putative E3 ubiquitin-protein ligase UBR7 yields MHEYPHMHRMAARKGDADINNILSSEEELEEALCVLAGSDPENCSYSKGYVKRQAVFACNTCTPSDAEPAGVCLACVNKCHDGHDIFELYTKRNFRCDCGNRKFGGFQCQLNPGKAEENLRNLYSHNFRGIYCTCGRPYPDADDQDDNEMIQCVVCEDWFHSRHLGCPVAEPEELQEMVCEACMNKAPFLWTYAAHIAVPPVIHVSDPEEEVQVDVEGEDNEDCHRRGEEPSFSKVPTEPEEAVNRSSPGKRTHEEMTGSPAKGTTKIVACKLKELQARGLERLRQGAVFWPYSWRAELCTCTSCKRAYVAAGVQFLLDQSDTILAYEKRGLEEPFGQHPLMALINSMDHVQQLEVIYGFNELTTSISEFLYQCASEGKTVTVEAVHQFFEELKARKRRRTSDGNQ; encoded by the exons ATGCATGAATATCCACACATGCACAG AATGGCAGCAAGAAAGGGCGACGCggatattaataatattcttaGCAGCGAAGAGGAGCTCGAGGAGGCTTTGTGTGTGCTGGCTGGGAGCGACCCAGAAAACTGCTCTTACTCCAAG GGTTATGTGAAGAGACAGGCGGTGTTTGCCTGCAACACCTGCACTCCCAGTGATGCAGAGCCTGCTGGGGTTTGTCTGGCCTGTGTGAATAAATGCCACGATGGACATGATATATTTGAACTGTATACCAAAAG AAATTTTCGCTGTGATTGTGGAAATAGAAAGTTTGGGGGTTTCCAGTGCCAGCTAAATCCT GGCAAAGCTGAGGAAAATCTTAGAAATCTCTACAGTCACAACTTCAGGGGCATCTACTGCACGTGTGGCCGTCCGTACCCAGACGCAGATGACCAG GATGACAACGAGATGATTCAGTGCGTCGTCTGTGAGGATTGGTTTCACAGCAGG CACTTGGGCTGCCCCGTGGCTGAACCCGAGGAGCTTCAAGAGATGGTGTGTGAGGCCTGCATGAACAAGGCTCCTTTCTTGTGGACATATGCTGCTCACATTGCAG TGCCGCCTGTGATCCATGTCAGTGATCCTGAAGAGGAGGTACAGGTCGACGTTGAGGGGGAAGACAATGAGGATTGTCACAGAAGGGGTGAGGAACCATCCTTCAGTAAAGTGCCCACAGAGCCAGAG GAAGCTGTAAACAGGAGTTCCCCTGGCAAACGAACCCATGAGGAAATGACGGGCAGCCCTGCGAAAGGTACAACAAAAATTGTGGCGTGTAAACTGAAGGAGCTGCAGGCCCGGGGGCTTGAGAGGCTGAGACAGGGAGCAGTGTTCTGGCCTTACAGCTGGCGCGCTGAGCTCTGCACCTGCACAAGCTGCAAG AGGGCCTATGTTGCTGCTGGGGTGCAGTTTCTCTTGGACCAGTCTGATACTATTCTGGCATATGAGAAGAGAGGCTTGGAAGAGCCTTTTGGGCAGCACCCCCTGATGGCATTGATAAACTCGATGGACCACGTACAGCAGCTGGAGGTCATTTACG GTTTCAACGAGCTGACGACCTCAATCAGTGAATTTTTATACCAGTGTGCCTCTGAAGGAAAG ACAGTCACAGTTGAAGCTGTACATCAATTCTTTGAGGAGCTGAAGGCCAGAAAAAGACGCAGAACCAGTGATGGAAATCAGTGA